A genomic segment from Bacillota bacterium encodes:
- the ald gene encoding alanine dehydrogenase has product MRIGVPREIKQDEARVALTPAGAAALVHEGHQVLVESGAGLGSGFDDEAYARQGATVVREAADVWSGAEMVLKVKEPLPQEFAYFRPGLLLFTYLHLAAARELTQALLEHGVVAVAYETVQLPDRSLPLLTPMSEVAGRMAVQIGAHFLEAPQGGRGVLLGGVPGVPRGDVVIVGGGTVGVNAAKIALGLGAHVTVLDINADRLRYLDDIFGGRITTLASNRANIAEAVHRADILVGAVLVPGARAPHLVTEEMVKSMKPGSVIVDVAIDQGGSVETCDHVTTHSNPAYVRHGVVHYAVANIPGAVPRTSTFALTNATLPYVERLAGLGWREALRRDPSLARGLQTCDGRVTYAAVAEAHGLPYTPAESLLA; this is encoded by the coding sequence GTGAGGATCGGGGTCCCGCGCGAGATCAAACAGGACGAGGCACGCGTCGCTCTCACCCCGGCCGGTGCGGCGGCACTGGTCCACGAAGGCCACCAGGTCCTGGTGGAGAGCGGAGCCGGCCTGGGCAGCGGCTTCGATGACGAGGCCTACGCCCGGCAGGGGGCCACCGTCGTCCGCGAGGCGGCCGACGTCTGGTCGGGGGCGGAGATGGTGCTCAAGGTGAAGGAGCCGCTGCCCCAGGAGTTCGCCTACTTCCGCCCGGGACTGCTCCTCTTCACCTATCTCCACCTGGCGGCGGCCCGGGAGCTGACGCAGGCGCTCCTGGAGCACGGCGTCGTCGCCGTCGCCTACGAGACGGTCCAGCTTCCCGACCGCTCCCTGCCCCTCCTGACGCCCATGAGCGAGGTGGCCGGGCGAATGGCCGTCCAGATCGGGGCCCACTTCCTGGAGGCGCCGCAGGGCGGCCGGGGCGTCCTGCTGGGTGGCGTGCCCGGCGTCCCGCGCGGGGACGTGGTCATCGTCGGCGGGGGGACGGTGGGTGTCAACGCGGCCAAGATCGCGCTGGGCCTGGGGGCGCACGTCACCGTCCTGGACATCAACGCCGACCGGCTCCGCTACCTTGACGACATCTTCGGCGGTCGCATCACCACCCTGGCCTCCAACCGCGCCAACATCGCCGAGGCCGTCCACCGCGCCGACATCCTGGTGGGCGCCGTCCTCGTGCCGGGGGCGCGGGCGCCGCACCTGGTGACCGAGGAGATGGTCAAGAGCATGAAGCCGGGCTCGGTCATCGTGGACGTGGCCATCGACCAGGGCGGCTCGGTGGAGACCTGCGACCACGTCACCACCCACAGCAATCCGGCTTATGTGCGCCACGGCGTCGTCCACTACGCCGTGGCCAACATCCCCGGCGCGGTGCCGCGCACCTCCACCTTCGCCCTGACCAACGCCACCCTGCCCTACGTGGAACGGCTGGCCGGGCTGGGCTGGCGGGAGGCGCTGCGGCGCGACCCCAGCCTGGCGCGCGGGCTCCAGACCTGCGACGGCCGCGTCACCTATGCGGCGGTGGCCGAGGCCCATGGACTCCCGTACACGCCGGCCGAGAGCCTCCTGGCCTGA
- the xerD gene encoding site-specific tyrosine recombinase XerD — MDSRTRRPRASWPERAPRAARGGAPEEERVAAFLAYLGVERALSRHTVAAYRRDLADFAAFLRLRGERLESAGAETLAAYLVDLSGRKLAPSTIARRVAALRAFYRFLTREGVRRENPALEVGRPALPHRLPRVLSVEEVDRLLAAPPAGSPRGCRDRAMLELMYASGLRVSELVQLDLSDLDLEDQVVRCWGKGARERIVPVGRRALEALGEYLSWARPRLVRERHQEALFVNARGGRLTRQGFWKLLRGYARRAGIRQRITPHTLRHSFATHLLENGADLRSVQEMLGHADIATTQIYTHLTKGFVDDVYRRSHPRA, encoded by the coding sequence ATGGACTCCCGTACACGCCGGCCGAGAGCCTCCTGGCCTGAGCGCGCGCCCAGAGCGGCGCGGGGCGGGGCGCCGGAGGAGGAGCGGGTGGCCGCCTTCCTCGCCTACCTGGGCGTCGAGCGCGCCCTCTCGCGCCATACGGTGGCCGCCTACCGGCGCGACCTGGCCGACTTCGCCGCCTTTCTGCGCCTGCGCGGCGAGCGGCTGGAGTCGGCGGGGGCGGAGACGCTGGCCGCCTACCTGGTCGACCTGAGCGGCAGGAAGCTGGCCCCCTCCACCATCGCCCGGCGCGTGGCCGCCCTGCGCGCCTTCTACCGCTTCCTCACCCGGGAGGGCGTGCGCCGCGAGAACCCGGCTCTGGAGGTGGGGCGGCCCGCGCTGCCCCACCGCCTGCCGCGCGTCCTCTCCGTCGAGGAGGTGGACCGCCTCCTGGCCGCGCCGCCCGCGGGGAGCCCGCGCGGCTGCCGCGACCGGGCCATGCTGGAGCTGATGTACGCCAGCGGCCTGCGCGTCTCGGAGCTGGTCCAGCTGGACCTCTCCGACCTGGACCTGGAGGACCAGGTGGTGCGCTGCTGGGGCAAGGGCGCCCGCGAGCGGATCGTGCCCGTCGGCCGGCGCGCCCTGGAGGCGCTCGGCGAGTACCTCTCCTGGGCGCGGCCGCGGCTGGTCCGCGAGCGCCACCAGGAAGCGCTCTTCGTCAACGCGCGCGGCGGCCGCCTCACGCGCCAGGGCTTCTGGAAGCTCCTGCGCGGCTACGCGCGCCGCGCCGGCATCCGGCAGCGGATCACGCCCCACACGCTGCGCCACTCCTTCGCCACCCACCTGCTGGAGAACGGCGCCGACCTGCGCTCCGTCCAGGAGATGCTGGGCCACGCCGACATCGCCACCACGCAGATCTACAC